A window from Neodiprion fabricii isolate iyNeoFabr1 chromosome 2, iyNeoFabr1.1, whole genome shotgun sequence encodes these proteins:
- the LOC124175609 gene encoding putative SLC9B1-like protein SLC9B1P1 — MKSVSSATPQIPATSTDQEDNEAGPTSSELSYEDLACCGKATCCVCFRDVSVTSPLVKRCEAVTWGTIFWSVIACMSPVVTVNCLLALADQGFGEDKDISGTLCAACSIDGVHIVAIFSIAFSVVFDDFEGAKWWSYLPRGLRDMAFGIFVGSSLGLFLVFFPHQSHKYATFYRILNLSLGALCFSVGASSFVITGGGFLATVIMSFIVCTGWKIIVNKFDVAPIRKVVGIIWHILQPVLCGVIGADVNFSHWTAIRTGLYAACILTGLLARLTCAILSTIKMPFTIGERIFVAVSWLPKGTVQAALAPMAYEHALAKNNTRELELAEDVLKVSVLAILFLAPIGAMIMMMTGPHLLSRISSDAMEERRLQSLRTLSMKVKVKKPDT, encoded by the exons ATGAAGTCCGTCTCAAGCGCAACACCACAAATCCCGGCAACTTCAACCGACCAAGAGGATAATGAAGCAGGTCCAACCAG TTCGGAACTTAGCTACGAGGATTTGGCATGCTGCGGCAAGGCAACGTGCTGCGTTTGCTTCCGTGACGTATCGGTGACGTCGCCGTTGGTAAAAAGATGCGAGGCGGTAACGTGGGGCACGATATTCTG GAGCGTCATTGCCTGCATGTCGCCAGTCGTTACGGTCAATTGCCTTTTGGCGCTCGCTGATCAGGGATTCGGCGAAGACAAGGACATTTCGGGGACATTGTGCGCGGCCTGTTCGATAGACGGTGTTCACATCGTGGCCATATTTTCAATAGCATTTTCGGTTGTTTTTGACG ATTTCGAAGGCGCCAAATGGTGGTCTTACCTGCCTCGGGGGCTTCGCGACATGGCCTTTGGAATTTTTGTCGGAAGCAGTTTGGGCCtgtttttggtattttttcctcaccaAAGCCAC AAATACGCGACGTTCTATCGCATATTGAATCTATCCCTCGGTGCGCTGTGCTTCAGCGTTGGAGCAAGCTCGTTCGTCATAACTGGCGGTGGATTTTTGGCCACGGTCATCATGAGCTTTATCGTATGCACTGGGTGGAAGATTATAGTTAATAAATTCGAC GTTGCTCCGATACGGAAAGTGGTGGGAATTATTTGGCACATATTGCAGCCAGTGTTATGCGGCGTGATTGGAGCTgacgtgaatttttcacattggACGGCAATCCGAACTGGTCTCTACGCAGCCTGCATTTTAACGGGTCTTTTG GCTCGCCTGACTTGCGCCATATTGTCAACTATCAAAATGCCGTTCACCATCGGCGAGAGGATTTTCGTCGCCGTATCTTGGCTGCCGAAGGGCACGGTTCAG GCTGCCCTGGCTCCGATGGCTTACGAGCACGCTTTGGCGAAAAATAACACGAGGGAATTGGAGCTCGCTGAAGACGTTTTGAAGGTGTCCGTGCTGGCGATTTTGTTCTTGGCCCCGATCGGCGCGATGATTATGATGATGACCGGTCCTCACTTGCTCAGTCGAATTTCATCGGATGCAATGGAGGAGCGCAGATTACAGAGTTTGAGGACGTTGAGCATGAAAGTTAAAGTGAAAAAGCCGGACACTTGA